One part of the Phragmites australis chromosome 3, lpPhrAust1.1, whole genome shotgun sequence genome encodes these proteins:
- the LOC133910699 gene encoding inactive protein RESTRICTED TEV MOVEMENT 2-like codes for MQAAAVPPAPPPRRRVYTAVDPRCEWASTEDADTLVVDVSGFRKEEMKVLYSTNQKLKVTGERQVDGAQWARFLKVFPVPRSCDAGAIRANMDTENTLLYVILPKGPPPSSKQKEHQPGISEKIPGSADGSSKQKEHQPGSSKSLRGQQKIPGSADGSSGSSSGSLWSAQEDAGKDKVEEKEQRDQGMEEQGQEAAMATQDLPRSDGDENAVERDDGEGKRWWRKIRVLHVLGFALVLALVGAGATVLYVMLL; via the exons ATGCAGGCAGCAGCTGTGCCGCCCGCCCCGCCACCGCGCCGCCGCGTGTACACGGCCGTCGACCCGCGGTGCGAGTGGGCAAGCACCGAGGACGCCGACACCCTCGTCGTCGACGTGTCAG GGTTCAggaaggaggagatgaaggTCCTGTACAGCACCAACCAGAAGCTGAAGGTCACCGGCGAGCGCCAGGTCGACGGTGCGCAATGGGCGCGCTTCCTCAAGGTGTTCCCGGTACCGAGGAGCTGCGACGCCGGCGCCATTCGGGCCAATATGGACACTGAAAACACCCTGCTCTATGTCATTCTGCCCAAGGGACCACCGCCGTCGTCTAAGCAGAAAGAGCATCAGCCCGGTATCTCTGAGAAGATACCGGGCAGTGCTGATGGCTCGTCTAAGCAGAAAGAGCATCAGCCTGGGAGCTCTAAGTCTCTGAGAGGACAGCAGAAGATACCGGGCAGTGCTGATGGCTCATcaggcagcagcagcggcagcctATGGAGCGCCCAAGAAGATGCAGGGAAAGACAAGGTTGAAGAGAAGGAACAGAGAGATCAGGGGATGGAGGAACAGGGACAAGAGGCGGCAATGGCCACACAAGATTTGCCAAGAAGCGATGGTGATGAAAATGCTGTCGAGAGAGATGATGGTGAGGGCAAGAGATGGTGGAGGAAAATCAGAGTTCTCCACGTTCTTGGCTTTGCTCTCGTCCTTGCGTTGGTGGGTGCTGGTGCCACTGTCCTGTATGTAATGTTGCTGTGA
- the LOC133912980 gene encoding 5-methyltetrahydropteroyltriglutamate--homocysteine methyltransferase 1-like produces MASHIVGYPRMGPKRELKFALESFWDGKSSAKDLEKVATDLRASIWKQMSEAGIKYIPSNTFSYYDQVLDTTAMLGAVPERYSWTGGEIGLSTYFSMARGNATVPAMEMTKWFDTNYHFIVPELGPNTKFSYASHKAVSEYKEAKALGIDTVPVLIGPVSYLLLSKPAKSVDKSFSLLSLLVSILPIYKEVIAELKAAGASWIQFDEPTLVKDLDAHQLAAFSLAYAELESALSGLNVLIETYFADIPAESYKTLTSLSGVTAYGFDLVRGAKTLDLVRSSFPSGKYLFAGVVDGRNIWADDLAASLSTLQSLEVVVGKDKLVVSTSCSLMHTAVDLVNETKLDDEIKSWLAFAAQKVVEVNALAKALSGQKDEAYFAANAAALASKRSSPRVTNEEVQKAAATLKGSDHRRATNVSARLDAQQKKLNLPVLPTTTIGSFPQTMDLRRVRREYKAKKISEEEYISAIKEEISKVVKIQEELDIDVLVHGEPERNDMVEYFGEQLSGFAFTANGWVQSYGSRCVKPPIIYGDVSRPNPMTVFWSKMAQSMTSRPMKGMLTGPVTILNWSFVRNDQPRFETCYQIALAIKKEVEDLEAAGIQVIQIDEAALREGLPLRKSEHAFYLDWAVHSFRITNCGVQDTTQIHTHMCYSNFNDIIHSIIDMDADVITIENSRSDEKLLSVFREGVKYGAGIGPGVYDIHSPRIPSTEEIADRINKMLAVLETNILWVNPDCGLKTRKYTEVKPALTNMVSATKLIRTQLASAK; encoded by the exons ATGGCCTCCCATATTGTTGGATACCCTCGCATGGGCCCCAAGAGGGAGCTCAAGTTTGCCTTGGAGTCTTTCTGGGACGGGAAGAGCAGCGCTAAGGATTTGGAGAAAGTTGCCACTGACCTCAGAGCTAGCATCTGGAAGCAAATGTCAGAAGCTGGGATCAAGTACATTCCCAGCAACACCTTCTCATACTATGACCAGGTCCTTGACACAACGGCCATGCTTGGGGCTGTCCCAGAACGCTACTCTTGGACTGGAGGCGAGATTGGCTTGAGCACCTACTTCTCAATGGCCAGGGGAAATGCCACTGTCCCTGCTATGGAGATGACCAAGTGGTTTGACACAAACTA CCACTTCATTGTCCCCGAACTCGGCCCAAACACCAAGTTCTCATACGCCTCACACAAGGCTGTCTCTGAGTACAAGGAGGCAAAGGCG CTTGGCATTGATACTGTTCCAGTGCTTATTGGACCAGTCTCATACTTGCTGCTCTCTAAGCCTGCCAAGAGTGTGGACAAATCGTTCTCTCTTCTTTCACTTCTTGTTAGCATTCTTCCCATCTACAA GGAGGTTATTGCTGAGCTGAAGGCAGCAGGTGCTTCATGGATTCAGTTTGATGAGCCTACCCTTGTTAAGGACCTTGATGCTCACCAATTGGCCGCATTTTCTTTGGCGTATGCTGAACTGGAGTCAGCACTTTCTGGATTAAATGTGCTTATCGAGACATACTTCGCCGATATTCCTGCTGAATCCTACAA GACCCTCACATCCTTGAGTGGTGTGACTGCTTATGGTTTTGATCTTGTCCGTGGAGCCAAGACACTTGATCTTGTCAGGAGCAGTTTCCCCTCCGGAAAATACCTTTTTGCCGGTGTTGTAGATGGCCGGAACATTTGGGCTGATGATCTTGCTGCATCTCTCAGCACTCTTCAGTCTCTTGAGGTTGTTGTCGGCAAGG ACAAGCTTGTGGTGTCAACCTCCTGCTCGCTGATGCACACCGCTGTTGATCTTGTAAATGAGACCAAGCTCGATGATGAGATTAAGTCATGGCTCGCATTTGCTGCCCAAAAGGTGGTTGAGGTCAATGCCCTGGCCAAGGCTTTATCAGGTCAAAAGGATGAG GCTTACTTTGCAGCAAATGCTGCTGCTCTGGCCTCAAAGAGGTCATCACCGAGAGTGACAAATGAGGAGGTTCAGAAGGCT GCAGCTACTTTGAAGGGCTCTGACCACCGCCGTGCTACCAATGTTTCTGCTAGATTGGATGCTCAACAGAAAAAGCTCAACCTCCCCGTCCTTCCCACAACCACAATTGGTTCGTTCCCTCAGACTATGGACCTCAGGAGGGTCCGCCGCGAATACAAGGCAAAGAA GATCTCCGAGGAGGAATACATCAGTGCCATCAAGGAAGAAATCAGCAAGGTTGTCAAGATCCAAGAGGAGCTTGACATTGATGTTCTTGTGCACGGAGAGCCTGAG AGAAATGACATGGTTGAGTACTTCGGTGAGCAATTATCTGGTTTTGCATTTACTGCCAATGGATGGGTGCAATCTTATGGATCACGTTGTGTGAAGCCACCCATTATCTATGGTGATGTCAGCCGCCCCAACCCCATGACTGTCTTCTGGTCCAAGATGGCACAGAGCATGACCTCTCGCCCGATGAAGGGAATGTTAACCGGTCCGGTCACAATCCTCAACTGGTCATTTGTCAGGAACGACCAGCCCAG GTTTGAGACATGCTACCAGATAGCTCTTGCAATTAAAAAGGAGGTTGAGGATCTTGAGGCTGCTGGTATTCAG GTGATCCAGATCGATGAGGCAGCTCTAAGAGAGGGTCTGCCGCTGCGCAAGTCAGAGCATGCATTCTACCTAGACTGGGCTGTCCACTCTTTCAGAATCACCAACTGTGGAGTCCAGGACACCACTCAG ATCCACACCCATATGTGCTACTCCAACttcaatgatatcatccactCCATCATCGACATGGATGCCGATGTGATCACCATTGAGAACTCCCGGTCTGATGAGAAGCTGTTGTCCGTCTTCCGTGAGGGTGTGAAGTATGGCGCTGGCATTGGCCCTGGTGTCTATGACATCCACTCTCCCAGGATTCCCTCTACCGAGGAGATTGCCGACCGCATCAACAAGATGCTTGCCGTACTTGAAACCAACATCCTTTGGGTGAACCCTGACTGCGGTCTCAAGACCCGCAAATACACTGAGGTCAAGCCCGCCCTAACCAACATGGTTTCTGCCACCAAGCTCATCCGCACCCAGCTTGCCAGCGCGAAATGA